The following coding sequences are from one Leptospira mayottensis 200901116 window:
- a CDS encoding APC family permease has translation MFSSMVGPGIFITTGYILHQVPNPNIVLLAWILGGFLAVAGAMSYAKSASLFPYAGGDYVYLKEAYSPIVAFASGWLSLSINFSASISLSALAFSKSFFSLFNPSWDIYFFDFPFLGLTISIGNAQILAMCAILLFTIINFFGISTASRIQNLFTSVKILGLVSFVILGFIIGNYDTSRFQSFSLLPSGLGGMELLLAGVIPVTYSYLGWNMITYVAEEVKDPDKNIYKAVLYSCALVTILYILINFLFLSSAPISELSGDKIGITASSFLFGSKATIFITAFICWAFLGSISAYIIGGSRIYFAMARDGFFFSNMAKLHSKHKSPYMSLLFQCGYACLFCFVKEIESLLYLITCSTLLLATITSYTPILFEKKHYKLKFRIPGYPYTTYLYIASNVGIIATLLWNKPTETFWGIGFTLLSVPMYYYFKATQTSSAKVSIPLGSESSELLATSLLPENEPVPVASGEP, from the coding sequence ATGTTCAGCTCCATGGTAGGGCCGGGAATATTTATCACTACAGGTTATATTCTCCATCAAGTCCCAAATCCGAACATCGTTTTACTCGCTTGGATCTTAGGAGGATTTCTTGCAGTTGCAGGTGCAATGTCTTATGCAAAATCCGCATCTCTTTTTCCGTATGCGGGAGGAGATTACGTTTATCTTAAAGAAGCATATTCACCGATCGTAGCATTTGCCAGTGGATGGCTTTCTCTTTCGATTAACTTTTCTGCTTCAATATCCTTATCTGCATTAGCATTTTCTAAATCATTTTTTTCTTTGTTTAATCCTTCTTGGGACATTTACTTTTTTGATTTTCCGTTCTTAGGACTCACCATCTCAATCGGAAATGCTCAAATCTTAGCAATGTGTGCCATTCTTCTTTTTACGATCATAAACTTCTTTGGAATTTCGACGGCTTCCAGAATTCAGAACTTATTCACAAGTGTAAAAATTCTGGGTTTAGTAAGTTTTGTAATTTTGGGATTCATCATCGGAAATTACGATACGTCTCGTTTTCAGTCCTTCTCTCTATTACCATCGGGCTTAGGAGGAATGGAACTTTTACTTGCAGGAGTAATTCCCGTAACGTATTCGTATTTGGGCTGGAATATGATCACTTATGTAGCCGAAGAAGTCAAAGATCCGGACAAGAATATCTACAAAGCCGTTTTGTATTCCTGCGCGTTAGTCACCATTCTGTATATTCTCATCAACTTTCTCTTTTTAAGTTCCGCGCCTATTTCCGAATTATCGGGAGATAAAATCGGAATCACCGCATCTTCTTTTTTATTTGGATCGAAAGCAACAATTTTTATTACCGCATTTATTTGCTGGGCGTTCCTCGGATCGATTTCCGCTTACATCATCGGAGGTTCAAGAATTTATTTTGCGATGGCAAGAGACGGATTCTTTTTTTCAAATATGGCCAAACTACATTCTAAGCATAAAAGTCCTTACATGTCCCTTCTTTTCCAATGCGGATACGCTTGTTTATTCTGTTTCGTGAAAGAAATTGAAAGTCTTCTTTATTTAATCACTTGTTCCACTTTACTTCTCGCAACGATTACTTCTTACACACCTATTCTTTTTGAAAAAAAACACTACAAATTGAAGTTTAGAATTCCAGGATATCCTTATACAACTTATCTTTACATCGCTTCCAACGTCGGAATTATAGCAACTTTACTCTGGAACAAACCTACCGAAACGTTTTGGGGAATCGGATTCACTCTGCTTTCCGTTCCTATGTACTACTACTTTAAAGCGACACAAACATCTTCAGCAAAAGTCTCCATTCCCCTCGGTTCGGAATCCTCAGAACTCTTGGCAACCAGCCTTCTTCCTGAAAACGAACCGGTTCCCGTTGCCAGCGGAGAGCCGTAA
- a CDS encoding glycosyl hydrolase family 18 protein produces the protein MIILSLRRLQEPSGSDVLISENHGSEFQDLRFFVRENLGLTNYKFHLPNDTTISEILTFFNGSEDENQRKEFLASTWSSDIVAMTQNIRLYDEIHPFLYTLEGGRTNTGNIKSVWNPPAQEVYIWALRTISPKTKIIPTIFRWENDFEKVSDAIGFKGNAKVRDYHIQQIIKEIKTYDYDGIDIDYEGMTCDKRESFETFLSLLSQELKKRKKLLSVAIHPKTSAEKISEYYCKENGKKMQVDFYEAYRGQLSHDYEFLGKVADKVKIMAYELHPRKNAFPGPGPQAPSWWIERILEYSTQKIPNSKLYMAIPTYGYDWSLNCDIPSKAVFYSRTQYIKMNWNPRSEEPTDVSKIFKEAKKSGDWIYLRPYLYRHEGRVYDDPSLWYTLGGCDRVAFYMNRRSFETKMNLLKKHKIRGFSFWQLIQDNDPEIHSYLKTMVENKREDRKASFF, from the coding sequence ATGATAATTCTGTCATTACGACGCCTCCAGGAACCATCAGGAAGCGATGTTTTGATTTCAGAGAACCATGGTTCAGAGTTTCAGGATTTAAGATTCTTTGTAAGGGAGAATTTGGGATTAACAAATTATAAGTTTCATCTGCCGAACGATACTACGATATCTGAGATACTGACTTTTTTTAACGGTTCCGAAGATGAAAATCAAAGAAAGGAATTTCTTGCTTCCACTTGGTCTTCGGATATCGTCGCGATGACGCAAAACATACGATTATACGATGAGATACATCCTTTTCTTTATACCTTGGAAGGAGGTAGAACCAATACGGGTAATATCAAATCAGTTTGGAATCCCCCGGCGCAAGAAGTTTACATTTGGGCTTTGAGAACAATCTCTCCTAAAACCAAAATCATACCTACCATATTCCGTTGGGAAAACGATTTTGAAAAAGTATCGGATGCAATTGGGTTCAAAGGAAACGCGAAGGTTCGCGACTATCACATACAACAAATCATAAAAGAGATTAAAACCTACGATTATGATGGGATTGATATCGACTACGAAGGAATGACCTGTGATAAAAGGGAAAGTTTTGAGACTTTTTTATCACTACTATCTCAAGAATTGAAAAAAAGGAAAAAACTTTTATCGGTTGCAATTCATCCAAAAACCTCCGCAGAAAAGATTTCCGAATATTATTGCAAAGAAAACGGAAAGAAGATGCAGGTGGATTTTTACGAGGCTTATAGAGGACAACTTTCTCATGACTATGAATTTTTGGGAAAGGTGGCCGATAAGGTCAAAATCATGGCCTACGAATTGCATCCTAGGAAAAACGCCTTTCCTGGACCGGGCCCTCAGGCGCCGTCCTGGTGGATTGAGAGAATATTAGAATATTCTACACAAAAAATTCCTAATTCAAAATTATATATGGCCATTCCGACTTACGGATATGATTGGTCGCTGAACTGCGATATTCCTTCCAAAGCGGTATTCTATTCCAGAACACAATATATTAAAATGAATTGGAATCCAAGATCCGAAGAGCCGACTGATGTATCTAAAATTTTCAAGGAAGCGAAAAAATCCGGAGATTGGATTTATCTACGACCGTATTTATACCGGCACGAAGGGCGGGTTTATGACGATCCTTCTCTTTGGTATACTCTGGGAGGTTGCGATCGAGTCGCCTTTTATATGAACAGACGGTCCTTCGAAACGAAAATGAATCTATTAAAGAAGCATAAAATTCGAGGTTTTTCTTTTTGGCAACTGATTCAGGATAATGATCCCGAAATTCATTCTTATCTGAAAACAATGGTCGAAAATAAACGCGAAGATCGGAAAGCTTCCTTCTTTTAA
- the bcp gene encoding thioredoxin-dependent thiol peroxidase, translating to MNELKVGSKAPSFTGINEKGEKVKLSELTGPKGIVLYFYPKDQTPGCTTEACDFRDNFSRIKKTGFNVVGVSKDSVKSHQKFIEKQELNFTLISDEDGKICEDYGVWQLKKFMGKEFMGIVRSTFLIGTDGKILKVYPKVSVKGHVDEILSDIKALEKK from the coding sequence ATGAACGAACTAAAAGTAGGTTCCAAGGCTCCGAGTTTTACGGGGATTAACGAAAAAGGGGAAAAAGTGAAACTATCAGAACTAACCGGACCGAAAGGAATCGTACTCTATTTCTATCCAAAAGATCAAACACCCGGTTGCACTACTGAAGCCTGCGACTTTAGAGACAATTTTTCTAGAATCAAGAAAACAGGATTTAACGTAGTCGGAGTTTCGAAAGACAGTGTTAAATCTCATCAGAAATTCATTGAAAAACAGGAGCTCAACTTCACTCTGATTTCCGATGAAGATGGAAAAATTTGCGAAGACTACGGAGTCTGGCAATTAAAGAAGTTCATGGGAAAAGAATTCATGGGAATCGTGCGTTCCACGTTTCTTATTGGAACCGACGGAAAAATCCTAAAAGTATATCCCAAGGTAAGCGTGAAAGGACACGTAGATGAAATCCTTTCGGACATCAAAGCACTGGAGAAAAAATGA
- a CDS encoding leucyl aminopeptidase family protein, with product MKLDKNKIQISIGKNPSKAFYKLQLLFKDHFPENLKTKYSLQTSSGIFTGDNGQIFTDETEKIIYLGLGDSSKVKTRGIAQHFFQFGEKLRKWNGVGLEIHLPKILTTALPANLLVYQIINSLEQGAYAINVLAKEFKENSKKIGNVSFILQDAAKIKEADKGLRRGKVVSRYVNGARFIAHLPANHFTPEDFVSRSKEIAKDNGLKITVFDEPQLKKEKMGGILSVCEGSDKKAKMILLEYTPANPSTKKKLAIIGKGLTFDSGGISIKPAQDMHEMKYDMCGAAAAIHAIGAIAELGLGVPVIAAIGVAENMPDAAAIKPGDVYTAHNGITVEVQNTDAEGRLVLGDVLSYVGKKFKPDYMLDLATLTGAIIISLGHEAAGVMSNSEPLTNLLKEASVSSDERIWEMPLWEEYSEDLKSDIADIRNVAGRAGGSLSAAKFLERFVDPQIAWAHIDIAGAAWRKKASGTQIGNGPTGYGVRLLVDLAERIGKKK from the coding sequence ATGAAACTGGATAAGAATAAAATCCAAATCTCGATCGGAAAAAATCCCTCTAAGGCGTTTTATAAATTACAACTTCTCTTCAAGGATCATTTCCCCGAGAATTTAAAAACGAAATATTCGCTTCAAACTTCCTCCGGAATTTTTACAGGAGATAACGGACAAATATTCACGGACGAAACCGAAAAAATCATCTACTTAGGGTTAGGTGATTCTTCCAAAGTAAAAACGAGAGGCATCGCCCAGCACTTTTTTCAATTCGGAGAAAAGCTCAGAAAATGGAACGGAGTGGGCCTGGAAATTCATCTTCCGAAAATTCTTACCACCGCACTTCCCGCAAATCTGCTCGTCTATCAAATCATAAATTCGTTAGAACAAGGAGCTTACGCAATCAACGTTCTCGCCAAGGAATTCAAAGAAAACTCCAAGAAAATCGGAAACGTTTCTTTTATTCTCCAAGACGCGGCAAAAATAAAAGAGGCCGACAAAGGACTCAGACGGGGAAAAGTGGTCAGCCGTTATGTCAACGGAGCCCGTTTTATCGCACATCTTCCCGCAAATCACTTTACACCGGAAGACTTCGTTTCCAGATCGAAAGAAATCGCAAAGGACAACGGACTTAAGATCACCGTCTTTGACGAACCTCAATTGAAAAAGGAAAAGATGGGAGGAATTCTCTCCGTCTGCGAAGGTTCGGACAAAAAAGCAAAGATGATTCTTTTGGAATATACTCCCGCAAATCCGAGCACCAAGAAAAAACTCGCGATCATCGGAAAAGGCCTGACCTTCGATTCGGGCGGAATCAGCATCAAACCCGCACAAGACATGCACGAAATGAAATACGATATGTGCGGAGCGGCCGCGGCCATCCATGCGATCGGTGCAATCGCCGAACTAGGATTAGGTGTTCCGGTTATCGCGGCAATCGGAGTGGCGGAAAATATGCCGGATGCGGCCGCGATTAAACCGGGAGATGTTTACACGGCTCACAACGGAATTACGGTAGAAGTTCAAAATACGGATGCGGAAGGTCGTCTGGTTTTAGGAGATGTCCTCTCCTATGTCGGAAAGAAATTCAAACCGGACTATATGTTGGATCTCGCAACTTTAACGGGAGCGATCATTATCTCACTCGGACACGAGGCCGCTGGAGTTATGAGTAATTCGGAGCCTCTCACAAATCTACTCAAAGAAGCGTCAGTCTCTTCAGATGAAAGAATCTGGGAAATGCCTCTTTGGGAAGAATATTCGGAAGACCTAAAGAGTGATATCGCGGATATTCGTAACGTCGCGGGACGAGCGGGCGGTTCTTTATCCGCTGCAAAATTCTTAGAAAGATTCGTGGATCCCCAAATCGCTTGGGCACACATAGATATCGCGGGAGCGGCTTGGAGAAAAAAGGCGTCCGGAACCCAAATCGGAAACGGGCCGACCGGATACGGGGTTCGACTGTTGGTAGATCTGGCCGAGAGAATCGGAAAAAAGAAATGA
- a CDS encoding DUF4846 domain-containing protein has protein sequence MEPIFTFSDRFQKRILTLNRVSQSFVLKLTLIVLIAFCFFSPVSGCLDADSTPSKVNEIPLPPETTRVRFAENSFPDFVQNLPLKSERTLWTYKKQNIIRRYDTIAVLNVPLLFQDDLEQCADYAMRIWAEYHKQKNRLNRLYLFDYNGNRKFFSESGLSYSSFLRKAFVSSNSFSLKKGGKIILEKELKPGDLFVQNESGGIGHVSMILDLSENRNGDRFFLIGFSFMPAQEMHIEKAPEIFGSHGWFTYSGFLSHLKISYPYGNSVLRRF, from the coding sequence ATGGAACCTATCTTTACTTTCAGTGATCGATTTCAAAAACGAATCTTAACTTTAAATCGGGTTTCACAATCCTTTGTTCTAAAATTGACCTTAATCGTTTTGATTGCATTTTGTTTCTTCTCTCCCGTTTCTGGTTGTTTGGATGCCGATTCCACACCTTCTAAAGTGAACGAAATCCCACTCCCACCGGAAACTACGCGAGTTCGATTTGCAGAAAATTCTTTTCCGGATTTTGTGCAAAATCTTCCGCTAAAATCGGAACGAACGCTTTGGACGTATAAAAAACAGAATATTATTCGACGTTATGATACGATTGCGGTTTTAAATGTTCCGCTTTTGTTTCAAGACGATTTGGAACAATGTGCGGATTATGCGATGCGTATATGGGCGGAATATCATAAACAAAAAAATCGTTTAAACCGGCTGTATCTTTTTGATTATAACGGAAATCGAAAGTTTTTTTCCGAAAGCGGACTTTCTTATTCTTCTTTTTTGAGAAAGGCCTTTGTATCTTCCAATTCGTTTTCCCTTAAAAAAGGTGGAAAAATCATTTTGGAAAAGGAGCTAAAACCGGGAGACCTTTTTGTTCAAAATGAATCCGGAGGAATCGGGCACGTTTCTATGATTTTGGATTTGTCAGAAAACCGAAATGGAGATAGATTTTTTTTAATCGGATTCAGCTTTATGCCCGCCCAGGAAATGCATATCGAAAAAGCCCCGGAAATATTTGGTTCTCACGGTTGGTTTACCTATTCCGGCTTTCTTTCTCATTTGAAAATTTCCTATCCCTATGGGAACTCCGTTTTGAGAAGATTCTAA
- a CDS encoding DUF1343 domain-containing protein, giving the protein MPPKDHTGRMNQIEKLLRVSRIGMITNQSAFGSNGEYHFQIIRRRYDLKKIFLPEHGLFAELQDQVSGSSLKYNLDKVEFINLYGDQESSLVPDSVSLDGLDVVIIDIRDTGARYYTFLTTAYYFLEEIDKWNSSGKTEISVVVFDSPNPAGKKVEGSPLQKEFESFVGVRSVLHRHGLTPGKLLSYYQKEFSLNVKIRIVNKGWYEKKDSEFLWIPPSPNIPFFSTCYVYSGQCLLEGTNLSEGRGTTRPFETFGAPYIDEQEDHIRKALEQSQKGNVILRPLKFIPTFHKYKDEICGGFQILLKEPEKFHSLFFTLKLIRMLREEYPNDFAYRSGAYEFRSDLPAIELLVGDRFLLDYLGGKYSDSFVFEYLNEQELLWKKKCKTMKLI; this is encoded by the coding sequence ATGCCTCCTAAAGACCATACCGGAAGAATGAACCAAATAGAAAAGCTACTTCGTGTTTCCAGAATCGGAATGATTACAAATCAGAGCGCTTTCGGGTCGAATGGGGAATACCACTTTCAAATCATTCGAAGGCGTTACGATCTGAAAAAAATATTTCTCCCAGAACACGGACTTTTTGCGGAACTTCAAGACCAGGTTTCCGGTTCGAGTTTGAAATACAATCTGGACAAAGTGGAATTTATCAATCTCTACGGAGATCAAGAATCCAGTTTGGTGCCCGATTCGGTTTCTTTGGACGGTTTGGACGTAGTTATCATAGACATAAGAGATACAGGCGCGCGTTATTATACCTTTCTAACGACTGCATATTATTTTTTGGAAGAGATCGACAAGTGGAATTCTTCTGGAAAAACGGAAATTTCTGTAGTCGTTTTCGATTCGCCTAATCCGGCGGGAAAAAAAGTTGAAGGTTCCCCTTTGCAAAAAGAATTCGAATCCTTTGTCGGGGTCAGAAGCGTTTTACATCGTCACGGTTTGACTCCGGGAAAGCTGCTTTCTTATTATCAAAAAGAATTTTCCTTAAACGTAAAAATCCGGATCGTAAACAAGGGGTGGTACGAAAAAAAAGATTCCGAATTTCTTTGGATTCCACCATCTCCGAATATTCCGTTTTTCTCCACTTGTTATGTTTATTCGGGGCAATGTCTTTTGGAAGGTACCAATCTTTCCGAAGGAAGGGGAACTACGAGGCCTTTTGAAACGTTCGGAGCTCCTTACATTGACGAACAGGAAGATCACATCCGAAAGGCGCTAGAACAATCTCAAAAAGGGAACGTGATTTTAAGGCCTTTGAAATTTATTCCTACCTTTCATAAATATAAGGACGAAATTTGTGGAGGTTTTCAAATCCTGTTAAAAGAACCGGAGAAGTTTCACAGCCTATTTTTCACCTTAAAATTGATCCGAATGTTGAGGGAAGAATATCCAAATGACTTTGCTTACAGGTCAGGCGCGTACGAATTTAGATCGGATCTTCCTGCAATCGAATTACTCGTAGGAGATCGTTTCTTGCTCGATTATCTGGGTGGAAAATATTCGGATTCTTTTGTATTTGAATATCTGAATGAACAAGAACTGCTTTGGAAGAAAAAATGTAAGACGATGAAACTTATTTAA
- a CDS encoding cyclic nucleotide-binding domain-containing protein: MTFDPSVPQQQAKAPAGTLLFAEGSSANTLNVLHGGTVRYLTEVPGGRKLELFKLNGANLTPGSVALFTSGRYPFHIQAEEACVISTYTMNRDTIGKSVGSRVSLGLMVARTLLREITELFKKSNQIRKITSDIEKINDNLSILYYQFNPSVFPDIKPGSPIPEVSADVVDPVMRLCRENLKLFFDNGGLLPDRPSPQFLEEEHESQLTRLYPEEIDFQDGEFSFIRKLIVQDPKILNALFTADPSMLLYVCSKLANVLDQISGILKTCLTDLDEAFRRFFVGENSLVEKFYLILDITLSGYGTAPVEYVVPVLGAIAGKIEKYKNGHQALFGIPVANLSLNTQAFQSKASSLMKKLEETSPKVQTPTTSSVAAGVDINAIRQELDNSASVIIQFSGLEAEKVKEFSALMVKVKSLKNPLDPEGDNRKIRRTLGRHYWDMYQECFVKYMNSNRNVPKAVELMLKYGYFDETMVDDSQIAFMYTQKDSVNPASDIPISLGTEWLEKVYKREVPTSLDEMGQNFFEKVKLENRNLPIKKESDIPPELDNPDTRLKFEFASLYEANVRLTSGSPATHFPILTKFHSQMAIDKSYVSKEILQEVIHELMGIDYSVFHREVIYNNNELGITKEFIQKCVIPDFILVPSIGTKVMMWQDLSIHRGAGSKESPGRIVIPIFAQGDLKTMVADALAAFRWELTKSILGAEWNNVGNPSITADYTDYIQFFKKNKDLSMEIKEKLASDFKRFRNDRDIFANDYQLWMKYEADGVQRLNKVVRGIFYRHIPFSRQVRDKVAKTPAFAEIHNRFTNIRNRKYTEIENRYKKYLNALGSLPDPLRDNLEFYRV; this comes from the coding sequence ATGACATTTGATCCTTCAGTTCCACAACAACAAGCCAAAGCCCCCGCGGGAACTTTATTATTTGCGGAAGGTTCTTCCGCAAACACTCTAAACGTGCTTCACGGTGGAACGGTTCGTTACCTGACCGAAGTGCCAGGAGGAAGAAAACTCGAACTTTTTAAACTAAACGGCGCCAACTTAACCCCCGGATCCGTAGCTCTTTTTACAAGCGGCAGATATCCTTTCCACATTCAAGCGGAAGAAGCCTGTGTGATTTCCACTTACACGATGAATCGAGACACAATCGGAAAAAGTGTGGGGTCACGTGTTTCTCTAGGACTAATGGTCGCACGAACCCTACTTCGAGAGATCACGGAACTTTTTAAAAAATCCAACCAGATCCGAAAGATCACTTCAGATATTGAAAAAATAAACGACAATCTTTCTATTCTCTACTACCAATTTAATCCGAGCGTATTTCCGGATATCAAACCCGGCTCTCCAATTCCGGAGGTTTCGGCTGACGTAGTAGACCCGGTCATGCGTCTTTGTCGGGAGAATTTGAAATTATTTTTTGACAATGGTGGACTTCTACCTGACAGACCGAGTCCTCAATTTTTGGAAGAGGAGCACGAATCTCAACTTACGAGATTGTATCCAGAGGAAATCGACTTTCAGGACGGAGAATTCAGTTTTATCCGGAAGCTCATTGTGCAGGATCCTAAAATCCTGAACGCGTTATTCACCGCCGATCCTTCTATGCTCCTCTATGTTTGTTCCAAGTTGGCTAACGTATTGGATCAAATTTCTGGAATCCTCAAGACTTGTCTCACCGATTTAGATGAAGCATTCCGTAGATTCTTCGTAGGAGAAAATAGCCTCGTAGAAAAATTCTATCTCATCTTAGACATCACCTTGTCGGGATATGGAACTGCTCCCGTGGAATACGTAGTACCCGTGTTAGGTGCAATTGCGGGAAAAATCGAAAAGTATAAAAACGGCCACCAAGCACTTTTTGGAATTCCAGTCGCCAACCTTTCTTTGAACACACAAGCCTTTCAATCCAAGGCGAGTTCGTTGATGAAAAAATTGGAAGAAACTTCTCCGAAAGTCCAAACGCCCACCACTTCGTCTGTCGCAGCAGGCGTGGATATCAATGCGATCCGTCAGGAACTTGATAATTCCGCATCGGTCATCATCCAATTCTCTGGTTTAGAAGCAGAAAAAGTAAAAGAATTTTCCGCCTTGATGGTTAAGGTGAAAAGTCTGAAAAATCCTCTCGATCCGGAAGGTGATAATAGGAAGATCAGAAGAACTCTTGGAAGACATTACTGGGATATGTATCAGGAATGTTTTGTGAAGTACATGAACTCCAATCGAAACGTTCCCAAAGCAGTCGAGCTGATGCTGAAATACGGCTATTTCGATGAGACGATGGTGGACGATTCTCAGATCGCCTTCATGTATACTCAAAAGGATTCTGTAAATCCCGCTTCAGATATTCCGATTTCACTTGGAACGGAATGGTTAGAAAAAGTCTATAAAAGAGAAGTTCCAACTTCCTTGGATGAGATGGGGCAGAACTTTTTCGAAAAGGTGAAACTGGAAAATAGAAACCTCCCTATCAAAAAAGAATCAGATATCCCGCCAGAATTGGACAATCCAGATACAAGACTCAAGTTCGAGTTCGCTTCTCTTTACGAAGCTAACGTTAGACTCACTTCAGGTAGTCCGGCGACCCACTTTCCAATTTTAACTAAGTTTCACAGTCAGATGGCGATTGATAAATCGTACGTTTCCAAAGAAATTTTACAGGAAGTGATCCACGAACTGATGGGGATCGATTATTCCGTTTTCCATCGGGAAGTCATATACAATAATAACGAATTAGGAATCACCAAAGAATTCATTCAAAAATGTGTGATTCCCGATTTTATCTTAGTCCCTTCGATCGGAACCAAAGTGATGATGTGGCAGGATCTGTCCATTCACAGAGGAGCCGGTTCCAAAGAAAGTCCGGGAAGAATCGTAATTCCTATTTTTGCTCAAGGGGATCTTAAGACGATGGTCGCGGACGCTCTTGCCGCATTTCGTTGGGAATTGACTAAATCCATTCTCGGCGCAGAATGGAACAACGTGGGAAATCCCTCGATCACTGCGGATTATACAGATTATATTCAATTCTTTAAAAAAAACAAAGATCTTTCGATGGAGATCAAAGAGAAGTTGGCTTCCGATTTTAAACGTTTCCGAAACGATCGGGATATATTTGCAAACGACTATCAACTCTGGATGAAATACGAAGCCGACGGGGTTCAAAGACTCAATAAAGTAGTTCGCGGAATTTTTTACAGACATATTCCATTCAGCAGACAAGTCCGGGATAAGGTGGCAAAAACTCCGGCTTTTGCCGAAATTCATAACCGATTCACCAACATTAGAAATCGAAAATATACCGAAATAGAAAACCGTTATAAGAAGTATCTCAACGCCTTGGGAAGCCTCCCCGATCCTCTGCGCGATAACTTGGAATTCTATCGCGTTTAA
- a CDS encoding leucine-rich repeat domain-containing protein, whose translation MGCNFSEIPESIGNLKQLIYLSLDSNSNQLTTVPEAVFSLKNLKILDVRWNRITSSSENLEKLSSLQYLNIHDNQISSLPSSIQNLTSLKKLNLSKNNFSDFPEPILHLKSLTNLTLSENPIRMLPEKINNLVSLKVLGVESTLIESLPESVEKLTDLETLHFKKTGIKDVPDFLTNMKSLTTIYFESEEFNKLKQWCEFEYKKYMAQLKSQKFPEAATMNK comes from the coding sequence TTGGGATGTAATTTTTCGGAGATTCCGGAAAGTATCGGAAATTTAAAACAATTGATCTATCTTAGTCTCGACTCTAACTCTAATCAGCTTACGACCGTCCCGGAAGCAGTATTCTCCTTAAAGAATCTGAAGATTCTTGATGTCCGATGGAATCGGATCACATCGTCGTCGGAAAACTTGGAAAAACTTTCCTCTCTACAATATCTCAACATTCACGACAATCAGATTTCTTCTCTTCCTTCTTCGATTCAAAATCTGACTTCCTTAAAGAAATTGAATTTATCGAAAAATAATTTTTCTGATTTTCCCGAACCGATTTTGCATTTGAAGAGTTTAACAAATTTAACGTTAAGCGAAAATCCGATTCGTATGTTACCGGAAAAGATCAACAATCTGGTTTCTTTAAAAGTCTTGGGAGTCGAAAGTACGTTGATCGAGTCCTTGCCGGAAAGCGTAGAGAAATTAACCGATTTGGAAACATTACATTTCAAAAAGACCGGAATCAAAGACGTTCCTGATTTTCTTACCAACATGAAATCTCTTACAACAATCTATTTTGAAAGTGAAGAATTCAATAAACTCAAACAATGGTGTGAGTTTGAATATAAGAAATATATGGCACAGCTTAAATCTCAGAAATTTCCGGAAGCTGCGACAATGAACAAATAG